One part of the Halorubrum sp. BOL3-1 genome encodes these proteins:
- a CDS encoding IS4 family transposase: protein MRRLTTLFPSEFLEEHAEELGVVERDRKLQIPAFVWAFVFGFAAGESRTLAGFRRCYNSTADETISPSGFYQRLTPTLAKYFRDLVETALDEVAVPNASDADIDRFRDVMIADGTVLRLHEFLSDQFEARHEEQAGAKLHLLHNATEQTIERLDTANEKTHDSTLFKTGPWLENRLVLFDLAYFKYRRFALIDENDGYFVSRLKQNANPVITGELREWRGRAIPLEGKQLHAVLDDLDRKYIDVEVEVEFKRGPYNGTRSLDTKRFRVVGVRDEDADDYHLYMTNLARKEFFPADLAEIYRCRWEVELLFRELKTQYELDEFDTSDEHVVEILLYAALLSLLVSRDLLDLVTEQADDELVFPTERWAATFRSHAQLILHELGEYLGYSPPPLLERLIEDAQKIHKQRPILQETLATATQPRCEA from the coding sequence ATGCGTCGGCTCACTACACTGTTTCCTTCTGAGTTCCTCGAAGAGCACGCCGAGGAACTCGGCGTGGTCGAACGCGACCGCAAGCTTCAGATCCCTGCCTTCGTCTGGGCATTCGTGTTCGGCTTCGCCGCAGGCGAAAGCCGAACACTCGCCGGATTTAGACGCTGTTACAACTCTACTGCCGATGAGACGATCTCTCCAAGTGGATTCTATCAGCGGTTGACTCCGACGCTTGCGAAGTACTTCCGCGACCTCGTCGAGACCGCGCTCGACGAGGTCGCTGTTCCTAACGCTTCTGACGCTGATATCGACCGATTTAGAGATGTGATGATCGCTGATGGAACGGTGTTGCGGTTACACGAATTTCTCTCAGATCAGTTCGAAGCCCGCCACGAGGAGCAGGCTGGAGCGAAGCTCCACCTGCTCCACAATGCCACAGAGCAGACGATTGAACGGCTCGATACTGCTAACGAGAAAACGCACGACAGCACCCTATTCAAAACAGGGCCGTGGCTTGAGAACCGCCTCGTGTTGTTCGATCTCGCCTACTTCAAGTACCGCCGGTTTGCGCTGATCGACGAGAACGACGGCTACTTCGTGAGTCGGCTGAAGCAGAACGCAAATCCGGTGATTACGGGGGAGTTACGGGAATGGCGCGGCCGCGCCATTCCCTTAGAGGGCAAGCAGCTCCACGCTGTTCTCGACGATCTCGACCGGAAGTACATCGATGTAGAGGTCGAAGTAGAGTTCAAACGAGGGCCGTACAACGGGACACGGTCGCTGGATACGAAGCGATTTCGCGTCGTCGGCGTCCGCGACGAGGACGCCGACGACTACCACCTGTATATGACGAATTTGGCGAGAAAAGAATTCTTTCCGGCGGATTTAGCGGAGATCTACCGCTGTCGGTGGGAAGTTGAATTGCTGTTCCGCGAGCTGAAGACGCAGTACGAACTGGATGAGTTCGACACGAGCGATGAGCACGTGGTGGAGATCTTACTGTACGCAGCGCTGCTGTCGCTGCTTGTAAGCCGCGATTTGTTGGATCTAGTCACTGAGCAGGCGGATGATGAGCTTGTCTTTCCGACAGAGCGCTGGGCGGCGACCTTCCGGTCGCACGCCCAGCTTATTCTCCACGAACTCGGTGAGTACCTCGGCTACTCACCACCGCCGCTGCTTGAACGGCTGATCGAAGACGCTCAAAAGATCCACAAGCAGCGACCAATCTTACAAGAGACACTCGCTACCGCTACACAACCGAGGTGTGAGGCTTAA
- a CDS encoding IS1595 family transposase, with protein sequence MASTQPAFGGMFRQLIELGVIEINTEPLDDLIERRLKEFWENTSCPRCGHQHLMTSETRDRVRCRECNFNPVYTYGTPFHEKHLSCGEVLLAFLLYADTLLSINQIVPLLGRTYKTVHTAIRDVEAAIQRGFPVVWELLDQTIDGPTQVDESGRVCSGYKGQEPPRNSRSRGGSSRSGRSRWRGRHGDQLTLVAACRDSLRVIRGQRGIDYSGDLNPVVQEAEDLSQPLGEVWTDGLQAYREMERDHRTVIHKEWYVSADGVHINQAECLFSLIQPWLRKFRGLSKQGLEQAAHTFGIVRSLTLAGESVDSAIDCLVIGSFHSST encoded by the coding sequence ATGGCTTCTACTCAGCCAGCGTTCGGTGGGATGTTTCGACAGCTGATTGAGCTGGGAGTTATCGAAATCAACACGGAGCCGCTCGATGACCTCATCGAGCGGCGACTCAAGGAGTTCTGGGAGAATACATCCTGTCCACGCTGCGGTCACCAGCATCTAATGACATCGGAGACCCGTGATCGGGTTCGATGTCGTGAATGTAACTTTAACCCGGTCTACACCTACGGGACGCCGTTTCACGAGAAGCACCTCTCTTGCGGTGAGGTGCTTCTTGCTTTCCTCCTCTACGCAGACACGCTGCTGAGTATCAACCAGATCGTGCCGCTGCTTGGTCGCACTTACAAGACTGTCCACACAGCAATACGAGACGTGGAAGCCGCGATTCAGCGCGGCTTCCCCGTCGTCTGGGAGCTGCTCGATCAGACCATCGATGGACCGACACAGGTCGACGAATCTGGCAGGGTCTGCTCGGGCTACAAAGGCCAAGAGCCGCCGCGGAACAGCCGTTCTCGCGGCGGCTCGTCTCGATCAGGACGCTCACGGTGGCGAGGGCGTCACGGTGATCAATTGACGCTCGTCGCGGCGTGCCGCGACTCGCTTCGCGTGATTCGTGGCCAGCGTGGAATCGACTATAGCGGTGATCTTAACCCGGTGGTTCAGGAGGCTGAAGACCTCTCCCAGCCACTGGGAGAGGTCTGGACCGACGGCCTCCAAGCCTACCGGGAGATGGAGCGTGATCACCGAACGGTCATACACAAAGAGTGGTACGTATCGGCTGATGGCGTCCACATTAACCAAGCTGAGTGCCTATTTTCGCTCATTCAACCGTGGCTACGGAAGTTCCGCGGCCTGTCCAAGCAGGGCTTGGAGCAGGCCGCTCACACTTTCGGCATCGTTCGCTCACTCACTCTGGCTGGCGAATCCGTCGATTCAGCCATTGATTGTCTCGTTATCGGGTCTTTCCACAGTTCTACATAA
- a CDS encoding DNA-binding protein — MSNGSDPDAVLTALNRAQDAFEMVGRGRAAFEDGISADEDWKTQLTKACRLLEVVDTLQSQDGYYTAVIEVCFGAIERSIEAYTLAMTNDTLQDFQDHQFSYERAHQIGLFERETAEAMKDLYSENRTESYYGGGRPTEEQAEAMTDLASAVHQFAVSQIREGGVCLCD, encoded by the coding sequence ATGAGTAACGGTTCCGACCCGGACGCTGTACTCACAGCACTCAACCGCGCACAGGATGCCTTCGAGATGGTCGGACGCGGTCGGGCAGCGTTCGAGGACGGGATTAGTGCCGACGAAGATTGGAAGACTCAACTGACGAAAGCCTGTCGCCTCCTCGAGGTTGTTGACACCCTCCAGTCACAGGACGGGTACTACACGGCCGTCATCGAGGTCTGCTTCGGCGCTATCGAACGGTCGATCGAGGCGTACACACTCGCGATGACGAACGATACGCTTCAGGACTTTCAAGACCACCAATTCAGCTACGAGCGTGCTCACCAGATCGGGCTGTTTGAGCGGGAGACAGCAGAGGCAATGAAGGACCTCTACAGCGAGAACCGCACAGAGAGTTATTACGGCGGCGGACGTCCAACTGAAGAACAGGCGGAAGCAATGACCGACCTGGCCAGCGCAGTTCATCAGTTCGCAGTGAGCCAGATTCGGGAAGGTGGCGTCTGTCTGTGTGACTGA
- a CDS encoding nucleotidyltransferase domain-containing protein: MNREMDSQNSPGGTISLSIPPSDPALFKHKATSDVLLFLTNHRFSDFSLRELATQIGHSHQSVRRAVNVLSANDLVLDSPESNQRLVQINRQRLSIPDDPILRIPQSEYHRPVKAAVTKLRENINDVVGIILYGSVARGEADRRSDIDLWVLTRSGRAESQREANAIARDLEETEFDGNRYAYDIDVEAVQAIRAYTKDIREIVVSGIPVYKTSDFETVENLLLEEGAADE; this comes from the coding sequence ATGAACCGTGAGATGGATAGCCAGAATTCGCCTGGGGGGACCATTTCGCTTTCAATACCACCTTCAGATCCGGCATTATTCAAACACAAAGCGACGAGCGATGTCCTCCTGTTTTTAACGAATCACCGATTCAGTGACTTCTCACTGCGAGAGCTCGCGACACAGATCGGTCACTCACATCAGTCCGTCCGACGGGCAGTAAACGTTCTTAGCGCGAACGACCTGGTCCTTGACTCTCCTGAAAGCAACCAGCGACTTGTCCAGATCAACAGACAGCGCCTGTCTATTCCAGACGATCCGATTCTCCGAATTCCCCAGTCAGAGTATCACCGACCGGTCAAAGCTGCGGTTACGAAACTTCGTGAGAATATCAACGACGTCGTTGGTATCATCCTGTATGGGAGTGTGGCTCGGGGCGAGGCTGACCGACGGAGTGATATCGATCTCTGGGTGCTAACCCGTTCTGGGCGAGCTGAAAGCCAACGCGAAGCGAACGCCATTGCCCGTGATCTTGAAGAAACGGAGTTCGATGGGAACCGATACGCCTACGATATCGACGTCGAGGCTGTCCAGGCGATTCGGGCCTACACTAAGGACATCCGAGAGATCGTCGTGTCAGGAATTCCGGTCTACAAGACGAGTGACTTCGAAACCGTCGAAAACCTCCTCTTGGAGGAAGGAGCCGCCGATGAGTAA
- a CDS encoding ParA family protein, whose amino-acid sequence MNASDRKNSTDSTNSPNSPYSSVQTDGNSRAVSVCMLKGGVGKSTIAVNLARQLAAQDHDVLLIDLDPNGHASVGLGYDDEYHNTEETIGDVFFDDADPTSVVYDTGYEFDILPSSEDLEQVEREIVVGDVFQPSGLLKREVVDPLLGNTYDYIVTDSPAYRSRLTDNALVATANLVLPLAPGNEAIAGLERTIERQISPLRQHMDVDVLALVPNMLSGRIDQQTQDRQLLERLNSHDNLQDRIPNFARITDWEAVDTGDLKPSPGIRDRTSITKAYGERKPLLDYDPDCDQLKCFDELAHIVKTGEVVRHD is encoded by the coding sequence ATGAATGCGTCAGATAGAAAAAATAGTACAGATAGCACAAATAGCCCAAATAGCCCATATAGTTCGGTACAGACCGACGGGAATTCTCGCGCAGTGTCGGTTTGTATGCTGAAGGGAGGCGTTGGTAAATCAACGATCGCAGTCAACCTCGCCCGACAGCTGGCCGCTCAAGATCATGACGTTCTCCTCATTGATCTTGACCCAAACGGTCACGCATCCGTCGGATTAGGCTATGACGACGAATATCACAACACGGAGGAGACTATTGGTGATGTCTTCTTCGACGATGCTGATCCAACCTCTGTCGTCTATGATACCGGCTACGAGTTTGATATTCTCCCCTCCAGCGAGGACCTCGAACAGGTTGAGCGAGAGATTGTTGTCGGTGATGTCTTCCAGCCCTCTGGGCTGCTCAAGCGAGAAGTCGTCGACCCACTTCTCGGGAACACCTATGATTACATCGTCACAGATTCACCGGCGTACCGGTCCCGACTCACGGACAACGCGCTGGTCGCGACGGCAAATTTAGTCCTTCCCCTCGCACCTGGAAACGAGGCGATAGCCGGCCTTGAGAGAACTATTGAGCGGCAGATTTCCCCGCTCCGTCAACACATGGACGTTGACGTGCTGGCGCTCGTCCCGAATATGCTGAGCGGTCGTATCGACCAGCAGACCCAGGATCGGCAGCTCCTCGAACGCCTCAACTCGCACGATAACCTTCAGGACCGCATCCCGAACTTCGCGCGGATCACGGACTGGGAGGCCGTCGACACCGGCGATCTCAAACCCTCACCAGGGATCCGGGACCGTACCAGCATCACGAAGGCCTACGGTGAGCGCAAACCACTGCTAGATTACGATCCCGACTGTGACCAGCTGAAGTGTTTCGATGAGTTGGCGCACATCGTCAAGACCGGGGAGGTGGTTCGGCATGACTGA
- a CDS encoding helix-turn-helix transcriptional regulator, whose amino-acid sequence MSYDTEHVRNAGDIPEMITGIPTFTELLQNPSLASLYTSIRQSGTATGPELVETATVSKKTVYDYLHKLEQAGLISTVNDDVGTARYTAEGFELTLTVRETEVSVTPELIEVIAQKNEFPAIERVLDDHGIVTFALAYDLVIAHSEGEVTIRQIASLTDLSSGTTYDLVEALYSILDIGDDESSPTTYTPSDFDDDEGDLLEGLTDN is encoded by the coding sequence ATGAGCTACGATACAGAACATGTGCGAAACGCGGGAGACATTCCAGAGATGATCACCGGAATCCCCACATTCACAGAATTACTTCAGAACCCGTCTCTTGCGAGTCTCTATACTTCGATTAGACAGTCAGGGACTGCTACGGGTCCTGAACTCGTTGAAACAGCGACCGTCTCGAAGAAGACCGTATACGACTATCTCCATAAACTGGAGCAGGCAGGCCTGATCAGCACGGTTAATGACGATGTCGGGACCGCCCGATACACTGCTGAAGGGTTCGAACTGACGCTGACGGTCCGCGAGACGGAAGTCTCGGTCACTCCCGAGCTCATTGAGGTAATCGCGCAAAAGAACGAGTTCCCAGCGATTGAGCGGGTTCTCGACGACCATGGAATCGTCACGTTCGCACTCGCATACGATCTCGTAATAGCACACAGTGAGGGGGAGGTCACAATTCGGCAGATTGCGAGCCTCACAGACCTGTCGTCGGGAACTACGTATGACCTCGTCGAAGCGCTCTACTCGATTCTCGATATCGGGGACGACGAGTCAAGTCCGACAACGTACACACCAAGTGATTTCGATGACGACGAGGGCGATCTCCTCGAAGGACTCACCGACAACTAG